Proteins co-encoded in one Actinomadura luteofluorescens genomic window:
- a CDS encoding RtcB family protein: MPYQTLKGGRVPIRMWTDPQSVEDLALDQLRNVSALPWVEGLAVMPDVHYGKGATVGSVIAMRDAVSPAAVGVDIGCGMTAVKSSLTVEDMPDDLAGLRSRLEKAIPVGRGSHKNAVDPSALPGLKERGWYDFWQGFDDLHPAVRSRHGRARSQMGTLGGGNHFLELCADDDGAIWLVLHSGSRNIGNELAEHHIEAARKLPHNQDLPDGDLAVFLKGTAKMDAYRHDLFWAQEYARRNRAVMTALAQNVVTKRFGEKRCRWGEVISCHHNYVAEEEYGGVELLVTRKGAIRAGRGDLGIIPGSMATGTYIVRGLGNETAYNSASHGAGRRMSRNKARKHFTVEDLVEQTRGVECRKDSGVVDEIPGAYKDLDAVIEAQSDLVEVVAHLRQLICVKG; this comes from the coding sequence ATGCCGTACCAGACCCTGAAGGGCGGACGCGTCCCGATCCGGATGTGGACCGACCCGCAGAGCGTCGAGGACCTCGCCCTCGACCAGCTGCGCAACGTCTCCGCCCTGCCGTGGGTGGAGGGCCTCGCGGTGATGCCCGACGTCCACTACGGCAAGGGCGCCACCGTCGGCTCGGTGATCGCGATGAGGGACGCGGTGTCCCCGGCGGCCGTGGGCGTCGACATCGGCTGCGGCATGACCGCCGTCAAGTCGTCCCTCACCGTCGAGGACATGCCGGACGACCTGGCCGGGCTGCGCAGCCGCCTGGAGAAGGCGATCCCGGTGGGCCGCGGCTCGCACAAGAACGCCGTCGACCCGTCCGCGCTCCCGGGCCTCAAGGAACGCGGCTGGTACGACTTCTGGCAGGGCTTCGACGACCTGCACCCGGCGGTCCGGTCCCGCCACGGCCGCGCCCGCTCGCAGATGGGCACGCTCGGCGGCGGCAATCACTTCCTGGAGCTGTGCGCCGACGACGACGGCGCGATCTGGCTCGTCCTGCACTCGGGGTCGCGCAACATCGGCAACGAGCTGGCCGAGCACCACATCGAGGCCGCCCGCAAGCTGCCCCACAACCAGGACCTGCCGGACGGCGACCTCGCGGTGTTCCTCAAGGGCACCGCGAAGATGGACGCCTACCGCCACGACCTGTTCTGGGCGCAGGAGTACGCGCGCCGCAACCGCGCCGTCATGACCGCGCTCGCGCAGAACGTCGTCACCAAGCGGTTCGGCGAGAAGCGCTGCAGGTGGGGCGAGGTCATCTCCTGCCACCACAACTACGTGGCGGAGGAGGAGTACGGCGGCGTCGAGCTGCTCGTCACCCGCAAGGGCGCGATCCGCGCCGGGCGCGGCGACCTCGGGATCATCCCGGGCTCCATGGCGACCGGCACCTACATCGTCCGCGGCCTCGGCAACGAGACCGCCTACAACTCCGCCTCCCACGGGGCGGGCCGCAGGATGAGCCGCAACAAGGCCCGCAAGCACTTCACCGTCGAGGACCTGGTCGAGCAGACCAGGGGCGTCGAGTGCCGCAAGGACAGCGGTGTCGTGGACGAGATCCCCGGCGCCTACAAGGACCTGGACGCGGTGATCGAGGCCCAGTCCGACCTCGTCGAGGTCGTGGCGCACCTCCGCCAGCTCATCTGCGTGAAGGGCTGA
- a CDS encoding alpha/beta hydrolase, producing MATSREWEFAGTRGAVNARIWADGEPRYVAVLVHGYGEHLGRYDHVADVLVRHGAVVCGPDHAGHGRSAGDRVLVEDFADVVADLHTVVEAARGDHPDLPVVMIGHSMGGLIAARYAQLHGAGLAALVLSGPVLGRWHVVEELLPLDAMPDEPIDTSTLSRDPAVGRAYTEDPLIWHGPFKKPTVRALDDALRRVGEHGSLGALPTFYVHGEADELVRPRDTRVGIEAIRGDDLTERLYPGARHEVFNETNRDEVLADVTAFIDRVLPEAPKPGS from the coding sequence GTGGCGACGTCGCGGGAGTGGGAGTTCGCGGGCACGCGGGGAGCCGTCAACGCCCGGATCTGGGCGGACGGCGAGCCGCGCTACGTCGCGGTGCTCGTGCACGGCTACGGCGAGCACCTCGGCCGCTACGACCACGTCGCGGACGTCCTGGTCCGGCACGGCGCCGTCGTCTGCGGTCCGGACCACGCGGGCCACGGCCGCTCGGCCGGCGACCGCGTGCTGGTCGAGGACTTCGCGGACGTCGTCGCCGACCTGCACACGGTCGTGGAGGCGGCCCGCGGCGACCACCCGGACCTGCCCGTCGTCATGATCGGCCATTCCATGGGCGGTCTGATCGCCGCCCGGTACGCCCAGCTCCACGGCGCCGGCCTCGCCGCCCTCGTGCTGTCCGGCCCGGTCCTCGGCCGCTGGCACGTCGTCGAGGAGCTGCTGCCCCTCGACGCGATGCCGGACGAGCCGATCGACACCTCCACGCTCTCGCGCGACCCGGCCGTCGGCAGGGCCTACACCGAGGACCCCCTGATCTGGCACGGCCCGTTCAAGAAGCCCACCGTCCGGGCGCTGGACGACGCCCTGCGCCGCGTCGGCGAGCACGGGTCCCTGGGCGCGCTGCCGACCTTCTACGTCCACGGCGAGGCCGACGAGCTCGTCCGCCCGCGCGACACCCGCGTCGGCATCGAGGCGATCCGCGGGGACGACCTCACCGAGCGCCTCTACCCGGGCGCCCGGCACGAGGTCTTCAACGAGACCAACCGCGACGAGGTCCTCGCCGACGTCACCGCGTTCATCGACCGCGTGCTGCCGGAGGCGCCGAAGCCCGGCTCGTGA
- a CDS encoding selenocysteine-specific translation elongation factor, translating to MHVVTTAGHGGHGKSALVRALTGRRPGETGAWTELPSGRRVAFVDAPGNERSVPDMLAVAAPASAVLLAVAADEGWMPQTREHLDALGALGVRFGVLAVTKADAADPKPALRQIRERLAGTALRGAEAVAVSAETGAGTAELAAALDRLAGRLPVPDPAAPVRLWADRAFTAGRQTVIAGTLAAGTVAVGDELLLMPAGERVRVRTIGCADEPRDSVGGVSRVVLTLRDAGRVEAGMALVTPGAWTHTTSVDVRTRFGEASGRLARRMTLHIGSAAVAVGLRPLGPDTARLTLNTRLALHLGDIGLLRDPERRSIAGVSVLDVRPPTLVRRGAGAARARELATWPDRPDGAVVLRRHGVLRRSELSLMGCAPPAGAVALNGEWVADPAHWRSLFERLAEETSRHAAASPSAPGIPLEAVRLRLGLPSRELVAALVRPPLRLDAGRVYGPAAGPAPAPAAEPAPTAVAATPPPPWAAAVERLRADLADAPFVPPSAGRLEELGLTGDTLAGAERAGAVLRIDDGLVLLPGADREALRVLSGLPQPFTPAQAGDALGTGRDVAVALLRHLDRLGLTERRQGENRLNREG from the coding sequence ATGCACGTCGTCACCACCGCCGGTCACGGTGGGCACGGCAAGTCGGCGCTCGTGCGCGCCCTCACGGGCAGGCGGCCCGGTGAGACGGGCGCCTGGACGGAGCTGCCCTCGGGCCGGCGCGTCGCGTTCGTCGACGCCCCGGGGAACGAGCGGTCCGTCCCGGACATGCTCGCCGTCGCGGCGCCCGCGTCCGCGGTCCTGCTCGCCGTCGCCGCCGACGAGGGCTGGATGCCGCAGACGCGCGAGCATCTGGACGCCCTTGGTGCGCTCGGCGTCCGCTTCGGCGTCCTCGCCGTCACCAAGGCCGACGCCGCCGATCCCAAGCCCGCGCTCCGCCAGATCCGCGAGCGGCTGGCCGGGACCGCGCTGCGCGGCGCGGAGGCCGTCGCGGTGAGCGCCGAGACCGGCGCCGGGACGGCCGAGCTGGCCGCCGCGCTCGACCGCCTCGCCGGCCGGCTGCCCGTGCCCGACCCGGCAGCGCCGGTGCGGCTGTGGGCCGACCGGGCGTTCACCGCCGGGCGGCAGACCGTCATCGCCGGCACCCTCGCCGCCGGGACGGTCGCCGTCGGGGACGAGCTGCTCCTCATGCCAGCGGGCGAGCGGGTCCGCGTCCGGACGATCGGCTGCGCCGACGAGCCCCGCGACTCGGTCGGCGGGGTCTCCCGCGTCGTGCTGACGCTGCGCGACGCGGGCCGCGTGGAGGCCGGCATGGCCCTGGTCACCCCGGGCGCCTGGACGCACACCACCTCCGTCGACGTCCGGACCCGCTTCGGCGAAGCGTCCGGCAGGCTCGCGCGGCGGATGACGCTGCACATCGGGTCGGCCGCCGTCGCGGTCGGGCTGCGGCCCCTCGGCCCCGACACGGCCCGCCTGACCCTCAACACCCGGCTCGCCCTCCACCTCGGCGACATCGGGCTCCTGCGCGACCCCGAGCGCCGCTCGATCGCCGGGGTGAGCGTCCTGGACGTCCGGCCGCCGACCCTCGTGCGACGTGGCGCGGGTGCCGCCCGAGCCCGGGAGCTGGCGACCTGGCCGGACCGCCCGGACGGCGCCGTGGTGCTCCGGCGGCATGGCGTGCTCCGCCGTTCTGAGCTGTCGCTCATGGGCTGCGCGCCCCCGGCCGGCGCCGTCGCCCTGAACGGCGAGTGGGTCGCCGACCCGGCGCACTGGCGGTCGCTGTTCGAGCGGCTCGCCGAGGAGACGTCCCGGCACGCCGCCGCGAGCCCGAGCGCCCCCGGGATCCCTTTGGAGGCGGTCCGGCTCCGCCTCGGCCTGCCGTCCCGGGAGCTCGTCGCCGCGCTCGTCCGGCCGCCGCTGCGCCTGGACGCGGGACGCGTCTACGGCCCGGCCGCCGGCCCCGCCCCGGCACCGGCCGCCGAGCCCGCGCCGACGGCGGTCGCCGCGACGCCGCCTCCGCCCTGGGCCGCGGCCGTGGAGCGGCTCCGCGCCGACCTCGCCGACGCCCCGTTCGTGCCGCCCAGCGCCGGGCGCCTCGAAGAGCTGGGCCTCACCGGCGACACCCTCGCCGGCGCCGAACGCGCGGGCGCCGTCCTGCGGATCGACGACGGTCTCGTGCTGCTCCCGGGCGCCGACCGGGAGGCGCTGCGCGTCCTGTCGGGGCTGCCGCAGCCGTTCACGCCCGCGCAGGCCGGCGACGCCCTCGGGACCGGCCGCGACGTCGCCGTCGCCCTGCTGCGCCACCTCGACAGGCTCGGCCTCACCGAGCGCCGGCAGGGCGAAAACCGGTTGAACCGGGAGGGGTGA
- the moaA gene encoding GTP 3',8-cyclase MoaA — protein sequence MLVDTFGRTATDLRVSLTDRCNLRCSYCMPPEGLDWLPKPELLTDDEVVRLVGLAVRDLGVTEVRYTGGEPLLRRGLAGIVRRTAEQAPRPQISLTTNGIGLDRLAAPLAEAGLDRVNVSLDTLDRETFRRLAHRDRLADVLEGLAAARRAGLAPVKINTVLMRGVNDHEAVPLLRYCLEHGYRLRFIEQMPLDAQHGWTRENMITADEILDRLSAEFDLVPDHGHERGSAPAESFLVDGGPETVGVIGSVTRPFCGACDRVRLTADGQVRNCLFATEESNLRDAMRAGAADAELADRWRAAVRTKRAGHGIDDPSFLQPARPMSAIGG from the coding sequence GTGCTGGTCGACACCTTCGGCCGTACCGCGACGGACCTGCGGGTCTCCCTCACCGACCGGTGCAACCTGCGCTGCTCGTACTGCATGCCGCCCGAGGGGCTGGACTGGCTGCCGAAGCCGGAACTGCTCACCGACGACGAGGTCGTCCGGCTGGTCGGACTCGCCGTGCGCGACCTCGGCGTCACCGAGGTCCGCTACACCGGCGGCGAGCCGCTGCTGCGGCGCGGGCTCGCCGGCATCGTGCGGCGGACGGCGGAGCAGGCGCCGCGTCCCCAGATCTCGCTGACCACCAACGGGATCGGGCTCGACCGGCTGGCCGCGCCGCTGGCCGAGGCCGGGCTCGACCGGGTGAACGTCTCCCTCGACACCCTCGACCGCGAGACCTTCCGGCGCCTCGCGCACCGCGACCGGCTCGCCGACGTACTGGAGGGGCTGGCGGCGGCGCGGCGGGCCGGGCTGGCCCCGGTCAAGATCAACACGGTGCTGATGCGCGGGGTCAACGACCACGAGGCCGTCCCGCTGCTGCGCTACTGCCTGGAGCACGGCTACCGGCTGCGGTTCATCGAGCAGATGCCGCTGGACGCCCAGCACGGCTGGACCCGCGAGAACATGATCACCGCGGACGAGATCCTGGACCGGCTGTCCGCCGAGTTCGACCTCGTGCCCGATCACGGGCACGAGCGGGGCAGCGCTCCCGCCGAGTCGTTCCTGGTCGACGGCGGCCCCGAGACGGTCGGCGTGATCGGCTCGGTGACCCGGCCGTTCTGCGGCGCCTGCGACCGGGTGCGGCTCACCGCCGACGGGCAGGTCCGCAACTGCCTGTTCGCCACCGAGGAGTCCAACCTGCGGGACGCGATGCGCGCCGGCGCCGCCGACGCCGAACTGGCCGACCGCTGGCGCGCGGCCGTACGGACCAAGCGCGCCGGGCACGGCATCGACGACCCGTCGTTCCTCCAGCCCGCCCGGCCCATGTCGGCGATCGGCGGCTGA
- a CDS encoding DUF6457 domain-containing protein, protein MAVLEDWINAACLELGLERGDVDQGLVLDLARDVAHNVARPGAPLTAYLLGLAVGRGVPARDGAARLTEMAEGWRAEVPEQAGEPVLDDA, encoded by the coding sequence ATGGCTGTCCTTGAGGACTGGATCAACGCGGCGTGCCTCGAACTGGGCCTGGAGCGCGGGGACGTCGACCAGGGCCTGGTCCTGGACCTCGCCCGCGACGTCGCCCACAACGTCGCACGGCCCGGCGCGCCGCTGACGGCCTACCTGCTCGGCCTCGCGGTCGGCCGCGGCGTGCCCGCGCGGGACGGCGCCGCGCGGCTGACCGAGATGGCCGAGGGCTGGCGGGCCGAGGTGCCCGAGCAGGCCGGCGAGCCGGTCCTCGACGACGCATAG
- the mobA gene encoding molybdenum cofactor guanylyltransferase, with protein sequence MDAGAPFDAVLLAGGRARRFGADKPAASVGGRRLIEWSAAAASGASRLIVVGPRRDVLPGAVVVREDPPGGGPVPALRAGLAEVRAARLVLLAADLPFLRPAHVAALLEAAGERDGAVLVDGDGREQWLAGCWRAAALRESLAAYDGASLRGLLGPLAPVPVAPPPGGRPAWFDCDTPEQLAAAERLL encoded by the coding sequence GTGGACGCCGGCGCGCCCTTCGACGCCGTGCTGCTCGCGGGCGGGCGCGCCCGGCGGTTCGGCGCCGACAAGCCCGCGGCCTCCGTGGGGGGACGCCGGCTGATCGAATGGTCGGCGGCGGCCGCGTCCGGCGCGTCCCGGCTGATCGTGGTGGGGCCGCGCCGCGACGTCCTGCCGGGCGCCGTCGTCGTCCGCGAGGACCCGCCGGGCGGCGGGCCGGTGCCCGCGCTGCGCGCCGGGCTCGCCGAGGTCCGCGCGGCCAGGCTGGTGCTGCTGGCGGCGGACCTGCCGTTCCTGCGGCCCGCCCACGTCGCCGCGCTGCTGGAGGCGGCGGGGGAGCGGGACGGGGCCGTCCTGGTGGACGGGGACGGCCGCGAGCAGTGGCTCGCGGGCTGCTGGCGCGCGGCCGCCCTGCGGGAGTCGCTGGCCGCCTACGACGGCGCGTCCCTGCGCGGCCTGCTCGGCCCGCTGGCCCCCGTCCCGGTCGCGCCGCCGCCCGGCGGCCGCCCCGCGTGGTTCGACTGCGACACTCCCGAACAGCTGGCCGCCGCCGAGCGCCTGCTTTGA